In the genome of Catharus ustulatus isolate bCatUst1 chromosome 1, bCatUst1.pri.v2, whole genome shotgun sequence, the window CCGCGCAgaggaggaggcggaggaggaggagaaggggaggaaggCGCGGCCGCAGCCGCCGCTGCCCAGCCGCCGTCCCGCAGAGCGCTGGCCGCAGGGCGCCGCGGCGGCAGCAGGCGCGCAGCCCCCTCCGCCCGCCCGCGTGTCGGCGGCGAtccggagcggcggcggcggcggtcCGGCGCTGGGCatggggcggcggcggcggggggcgctGCCGGAGCCGGCGGgcggctgctcctgctgcctggcggcggcgctgccgctgctgctgctgctgctgcccgcCGGGTGCCCGGTGCGGGCGCAGAACGACACGGAGCCCATCGTGCTGGAGGGGAAGTGCCTGGTGGTCTGCGACTCCAGCCCCTCGGCCGACGGCGCCATCACCTCCTCCCTGGGGATCTCGGTGCGCTCGGGCAGCGCCAAGGTGGCTTTCTCGGCCACCCGCAGCACCAACCACGAGCCCTCCGAGATGAGCAACCGCACCATGACCATCTACTTCGACCAGGTCAGCCGCAGCCTGCTTCGCCTTCGCTACCCCTTGTCCCtcgtccctgcctccccctggcTGCACGCGTTCCTTCTGCTTCCCGTTCCATCTTTTAATCCTGACCCAGCCGCTCAATAGCAA includes:
- the CBLN2 gene encoding cerebellin-2 is translated as MGRRRRGALPEPAGGCSCCLAAALPLLLLLLPAGCPVRAQNDTEPIVLEGKCLVVCDSSPSADGAITSSLGISVRSGSAKVAFSATRSTNHEPSEMSNRTMTIYFDQVLVNIGNHFDLTSSIFVAPRKGIYSFSFHVVKVYNRQTIQVSLMQNGYPVISAFAGDQDVTREAASNGVLLLMEREDKVHLKLERGNLMGGWKYSTFSGFLVFPL